The Silene latifolia isolate original U9 population chromosome Y, ASM4854445v1, whole genome shotgun sequence sequence AAATTGCTTGTTCCTAAAAAAAGTGGACGATATTTATTAGTAATTGAAACAAAAAAATATTACGTGTATATGTTAGTCATTAATTGATGTTATACCTTTCTTGCATTATTCATGGCATCCCACTTAGCAATTGATCTTGGATCATCACATAAACTGATCACCCCAAAAGACTTTGATTTTTGCTCAATGTTATATAAATCAGTCACTCTTATTTTTGCCACAAATGTCCTGTCAAGTAGAGGCCTGAAATCTGGGGGAGGGACGACATTGTACATCTGAAACGATATTTAAACGTTAATCAGTAACGTTATACGTTGGTTAGATATTATTGCAAATTGTATGTAAATGAGTTTTAGGTTACCTCATCTTCGTCAAGGATGGCTTGTGCTGTTTTCCCAAGCAAATCAACCATTACTTCATCCCAATTAATGAACTCAACCGAATCTGGATCTTCATATGTCACAATAAACTTAACTTGAAACCTTGGTATTGGTGATGTCACCCCCACACCCTTCATTGTGCAATTATTGTTAATTTTTTCCCTGTCACAATACCACAACCCATCTTCTCCTTGCTTCACTTTTGATCTGCATTCTTTGCAAGAGTAGTAGTACCAACTACTACCAGATGTATCTAACTCAATAATCTTGGCCATTGTGACATATGCTCCTCCTTTGGTTAAATTTGGTATCTCTGATAGTGTTTTGATGTTTGCACTTGCGAGGATTGGAGGATGGTACCCAGCAGTTTCTGGAGCCCCAAAGATGGGTTCATCATCATCTGGAAAACTGGTAAGAAAAATGGCTTAATTAATTTAAGCTGAAATGGGAATGTTAAAAAAATTTTGAACTCAAAATGTTTCGGATTGTATTTGATTTGTTtatttcaaatattttttttgtgatttatcATTTCGCTTCATTTGGTGGACGATTTCTGTAGTTTTCATGTTGTGCTTTTTCTGGTCAATAACAATTACTGCACCTACTATTCCCCTAAAAACAATAACATCACATAAAACGGATTTAGATGTCATACCTATTGTTGAACACTTTCACCTCGTTCATATCTGGATTGACCAATATCTTTGTTGCACCCCATGTTGATGTTATGCTAACTTCCCCTGCATAGTAGAAAATAATGAGACAATTTTTTTCCAAcatttttttcttaaattttGTAAGTAATAAAAGTGTTTGTAATGCTGAAAAAGATATTTGAATGATCAGAATATTATACCTTCATAAACAGAACGTTTTACGAATAGCATAACCAACGTTGGCTTTGGTTTGTTAATGAACTCTTGCTCGATTTCTGAAATTTGTTGAACGTAGTCCCCAAACAATGAGCAGCACAAGTTTTGGTTCCTGAAAAAATGGTTTGTAATGATTATTTTATTATGGTGTTAAGTTTGGCATATTGTTTATGGATATAGTCGACTTACAGATTATTGCCCAAAACAATAGTCCTCCTTCTCTTGCCATTGCTGTCTCTTATTGGATAAATGTGCTTCAACCTTCCAATTACGTCTGACACAGAATTTTTCACTTGTTAGTTAACAAAATTTTTCACTTGTTAGTTAACATTTAGGGTGCATATATGAAAAATTAATTGTAGGCCATTGTTGCTTACCAATATAAAGTCTATTTGGCATTGCTCCAAACACGACCTCATTGAAAGTGTAGAAAGCATGGGTAGAAAGAGGAATATCTACATTTGGAATGGGTACCACCCTAGTGCTGTACTCGAACCAAATCTTGCACGGGTGAATTGTTGCCATGTCAAGTCCCACTCGGTTTGATGATACACTAAACCTTCTGATTTTGTATGTGCTCCCTTAATTAAGGTGCTCTAAGAAAAGGCGAGTCAGCCTCTGGTTGATTGATGCCTGAATTGTGTCTCCCTCCATTCATTCATATTTGTTAATACCTTGTGACAATAATTTGAAAAACGCCACAGGAAAAGGGGAAAAGGGAGACTTACATTTTCATCAATTAGGATGAGTTCTACACCTTTCACTTCCTAGAGATTTGTCTCCGACTTTCTGTACCACAATCTCATAACCTGAACAGTTAGTTGCTCTATCCTTGCTGTTTCTTTGGTGATGCTCGAAATTGGAATACTCTGGATGTGTGCCATAATCTCAAGTTTTTGATTGAATTtgcaatattgagtttctgtgaCAATCTCAATGTTTGCAATCCTATATATACTAAAATATAACCTCTTGTAAACCCTAAATCCCCCACTACTTCCATTACCCATGAACCCCACTTCTTTGAAACTGCTGTAACTACTGCCATTCCATATTTAACTGCATATGCCCTAATTTCAGAATATGCtgattattttaattttatgcagTTTCGGATTTCATGGTTGGACTGTCAAAGTGTATTTATTATGATGATAATAACGTTGCCTAACATTCGTACTTGTAGAAGTAGAAATTACTCGGTAGTTTATCATTACCATCTTCCGAATTCGGAGTGCGAGGCTGATAGTTAAATTGCCAGAATTTTTGCTCCAAGTACATAATCCTCGGTGATGAACGACTTTCTATACAGATCTGAGAGGATTACTTTTTTAAAAAACAACATATTTTAAAGTGTTTCGACTTTTCGTATCGtgtttaaatttttttattaaaatctaacaaaaacccGTGCATATGTTTTATTGCACGGGTATACTATTTTAAATAATATTAATTCACAAAACCCATGCAGTATTGTGAATTAATTCCTAAAAAAACCCGTGCAGTATTgtgaattattttaaaaaaatttaatgtaatttttaaatcacttgtaatttaaatgaaaatttatttgtttattttgtagagtaaaaaaaaaattaaaaatagctTTCACTGCTTGCTGAAGTCTATATTAACTCGGTTTgctatcattgtcacctaccaattTCGGTGTGCACGGCTGGTACTTCAGATGCCGAGTTTTATATCCCAAGTACATTTCTCGTCATTAttgatatttaaaaaaaaaaatctcctaCACTGTATTTTTAAAAAATCATGTTTTTATTAAATTTACTGCGCAAGGTAAAATTATTCATAAAAAAAATACTTGTTATTCATTTTGTAATTCATTCTCGATGTATTTTCTATTCGTATATAAGTGTAATTTTTTCTCGAAATTATGTAGTTTTATTCTGTAATTTTGGTTTAGTTATTATGTAATTCAATTACGGTAACTCGCTTTTGTAATTAATTATGCGTAATTGTTATTCATTTTCTtaacacggaatgtataaaattttatcataatattaatttgaagaagTATTCCGTACGATGACTTTATTTAATTTGTTGCGAGACGGATTTAAGCGTATGCTTTGAAAAACGGATATCTCAGTAATTAAATACGATGCACGCATATGGGTCCCACCATAATCtcgattttcgaaaaaaaaatgtattaatgacgtggcgcgctcTCTGATGAGTATTGTCTCTTGCTTTTATATAGATAAGATATGCAAAATTACATAACATTCCTTAAACATTTGGCGCAAAAACGAAAACCAacattttattttcttatttttaatTATGGTGGCGCCGAGATTCAGTGCCACCGGGTGACGCTCTATCGCCATCCATAAATAAATATTTGTTCCTATCTCTTCACCATCATCCCGTCAACCACTG is a genomic window containing:
- the LOC141630337 gene encoding uncharacterized protein LOC141630337, with translation MATIHPCKIWFEYSTRVVPIPNVDIPLSTHAFYTFNEVVFGAMPNRLYIDVIGRLKHIYPIRDSNGKRRRTIVLGNNLNQNLCCSLFGDYVQQISEIEQEFINKPKPTLVMLFVKRSVYEGEVSITSTWGATKILVNPDMNEVKVFNNSFPDDDEPIFGAPETAGYHPPILASANIKTLSEIPNLTKGGAYVTMAKIIELDTSGSSWYYYSCKECRSKVKQGEDGLWYCDREKINNNCTMKGVGVTSPIPRFQVKFIVTYEDPDSVEFINWDEVMVDLLGKTAQAILDEDEVT